The proteins below are encoded in one region of Reichenbachiella sp. 5M10:
- a CDS encoding sulfatase-like hydrolase/transferase, with the protein MIKNIGYIAGLLLLLVACQPSEQKQESKRPNFLFVLVDDQSPFDLKQYDPNSILETPTIDRLASGGMVIESARHMGSMNGAVCTPSRHMIMTGRTLWHLPPSAEFQKQTDPHPLDTMSLPAIFNRAGYKTMRTCKKGNSYPGANRQFAVVKDATKRGGTEESGSAWHAQQVLDYLGERETAGEDDPFMIYFGFSHPHDTRNGTPELLAKYGATNHKDKETIPAANPKQPPLQDNYLQAHPFHHGHPELRDEERVSGVWKRRDENTVRNELGREYACSENIDSQMAKVLARLEQMGELDNTYIIYTSDHGMAIGRHGLQGKQNLYEHTWRVPFIVSGPGIQPGQRAEGNIYLLDVLPTLCDLAGIDIPETVEGVSFKPVLMGQKETVREVQYGVYCGGTKPGMRSVRQGDWKLIKYDVMDGAVRETQLFNLAENPNEYLPEHGKEGEMLTDLADNPKYADKLKEMEALLLKQMIAHDDPYRLWDQNSTL; encoded by the coding sequence ATGATCAAAAATATCGGGTACATCGCAGGCTTGCTGCTACTTCTGGTGGCCTGTCAGCCATCGGAGCAAAAGCAAGAGAGCAAGCGTCCCAATTTTCTCTTTGTATTGGTAGACGATCAGTCGCCATTTGACCTCAAGCAGTACGATCCCAATTCGATCCTGGAGACGCCCACGATCGATCGATTGGCCTCTGGGGGCATGGTGATCGAGAGTGCACGCCACATGGGCTCGATGAACGGCGCGGTGTGCACCCCTTCGCGGCACATGATCATGACGGGGCGCACGCTGTGGCATTTGCCACCTAGTGCGGAGTTTCAGAAGCAGACCGATCCGCATCCACTCGATACGATGTCACTGCCGGCGATCTTCAATCGCGCCGGATACAAGACCATGCGTACCTGCAAGAAGGGCAACTCCTACCCAGGGGCCAACCGCCAGTTTGCGGTGGTCAAAGACGCCACCAAGCGCGGCGGTACCGAGGAGTCGGGCAGTGCCTGGCATGCCCAGCAGGTACTCGACTATCTGGGAGAGCGTGAGACGGCCGGAGAGGACGATCCTTTTATGATATACTTTGGCTTTTCGCATCCGCATGATACCCGCAACGGTACCCCTGAGCTGCTGGCCAAATACGGAGCGACCAATCACAAGGACAAAGAAACCATCCCGGCAGCCAACCCCAAACAACCGCCGCTGCAGGACAACTATCTCCAGGCGCATCCATTTCATCATGGGCACCCTGAGCTACGCGACGAAGAGCGTGTGAGCGGTGTGTGGAAGAGAAGGGACGAAAACACCGTCCGCAACGAACTGGGGCGCGAGTACGCCTGCTCGGAGAATATCGATAGCCAGATGGCGAAGGTATTGGCCAGGTTGGAGCAGATGGGAGAGCTGGACAATACTTATATCATTTACACTTCTGATCATGGTATGGCCATAGGTCGCCATGGTCTGCAGGGCAAGCAAAATTTGTATGAGCATACCTGGCGTGTGCCTTTCATCGTAAGCGGACCCGGGATCCAGCCCGGACAGCGTGCCGAGGGTAACATCTACTTGCTAGATGTACTGCCTACTCTGTGCGATTTGGCGGGGATTGATATCCCAGAGACCGTGGAGGGTGTGAGCTTCAAGCCTGTGCTGATGGGCCAAAAAGAGACCGTGCGTGAGGTACAGTATGGTGTGTATTGTGGAGGCACCAAGCCGGGGATGCGCAGCGTACGCCAGGGCGACTGGAAGCTGATCAAATACGACGTGATGGATGGAGCGGTGAGAGAAACGCAGCTTTTCAATCTGGCCGAAAACCCCAACGAATACCTGCCCGAGCACGGCAAGGAGGGGGAGATGCTGACTGATCTGGCCGACAATCCAAAGTATGCTGACAAACTAAAGGAGATGGAGGCACTGCTGCTAAAGCAAATGATAGCACATGATGACCCCTATAGACTCTGGGATCAAAATTCAACACTATGA
- a CDS encoding sulfatase-like hydrolase/transferase, protein MKRIQIAILLTVSLFVFSCDKQKQEQQSTQQEKPNIVVFLCDDLGYGDLSSYGHPMIQTPNLDGLAAKGIRMTNFYSAAPVCSPSRVGLMTGRSPNRAGIYDFIVGGHNPRLNNRDLVHMQAHEETIPQKLKSVGYATCLSGKWHCSSLFNDPEKQPTPDKFGFDHWFATHNNAAPSHENPRNFVRNGQEVGEIEGYSCQIVVDEAMDWLGKQQKDQPFYLQVTFHEPHVPIASPPALVQKYLAHAQNENQAQYFANVENVDIAVGRLVQYLEDNGHDNTLIVFTSDNGPETLLRYPQAKHSYGTTDGLKGRKLWTTDGGFKVPGMMYWMGGEIYNGESDAVVSALDLMPTFCELAGAELPDRTLDGQSLTNFLKTGKVEREKPLLWAFYNALNDRVVAMRDGDWKLMARLQYDTAYLPKIKNVYPGNVDSVKNAELVDFELYNLTEDENEWKDLSADRPEQLDSMKVILNKEYQALLEGSHVWER, encoded by the coding sequence ATGAAAAGAATACAAATAGCCATTTTATTGACTGTATCGCTGTTCGTTTTTTCTTGCGATAAGCAAAAGCAGGAGCAGCAATCCACACAGCAGGAGAAACCCAATATCGTGGTGTTTCTATGCGATGATTTGGGTTATGGAGACTTGTCGTCTTATGGCCATCCGATGATTCAGACGCCCAATCTGGACGGGCTGGCGGCCAAAGGCATACGCATGACCAATTTTTACTCAGCGGCTCCTGTATGCTCTCCCTCTCGCGTGGGGCTGATGACCGGACGCAGCCCCAACCGTGCCGGTATATATGACTTCATAGTCGGCGGTCACAACCCTCGCCTCAACAACCGTGACTTGGTGCACATGCAGGCGCATGAGGAGACCATTCCGCAAAAGCTGAAGTCGGTGGGGTATGCCACCTGCTTGTCTGGCAAGTGGCATTGCAGCTCGTTATTCAACGATCCTGAAAAGCAACCTACGCCGGACAAGTTCGGATTTGATCACTGGTTTGCTACGCACAACAATGCTGCGCCAAGCCACGAAAACCCGCGCAACTTTGTGCGCAATGGCCAGGAAGTAGGAGAGATCGAAGGCTACAGCTGTCAGATCGTGGTAGATGAGGCGATGGACTGGCTGGGCAAGCAGCAGAAAGATCAACCTTTTTACCTCCAGGTGACTTTTCACGAGCCGCACGTGCCGATCGCCTCTCCGCCAGCACTGGTGCAGAAGTATCTGGCGCATGCGCAAAATGAGAACCAGGCCCAATATTTCGCTAACGTGGAAAACGTGGATATCGCCGTAGGGCGCCTGGTTCAATATCTCGAAGACAATGGCCATGACAATACCTTGATCGTCTTTACCTCGGACAATGGACCGGAAACACTGCTTAGGTATCCTCAAGCCAAACATTCCTATGGCACGACGGATGGGTTGAAAGGTCGAAAACTCTGGACGACCGATGGCGGCTTCAAAGTGCCCGGTATGATGTATTGGATGGGAGGGGAAATCTACAATGGTGAGTCGGACGCTGTAGTCTCAGCACTGGATCTGATGCCGACCTTCTGCGAACTGGCCGGAGCAGAGCTCCCAGACCGTACACTGGATGGTCAGTCCCTCACCAATTTTCTGAAGACGGGTAAGGTGGAAAGGGAAAAGCCCTTGCTATGGGCATTCTACAACGCGCTCAACGACCGGGTGGTGGCGATGCGCGATGGCGATTGGAAGCTGATGGCTCGTCTCCAATACGATACTGCCTACTTGCCCAAGATCAAAAACGTTTACCCAGGCAATGTCGATTCGGTCAAAAATGCCGAGCTGGTAGATTTTGAACTCTACAATCTGACAGAAGATGAAAACGAGTGGAAGGACCTCTCTGCTGATCGACCAGAGCAGTTAGATAGCATGAAGGTGATCCTCAACAAGGAGTATCAGGCATTGTTGGAGGGAAGTCATGTTTGGGAACGGTGA
- a CDS encoding glycoside hydrolase family 172 protein, with protein sequence MRTKKIFFGLFVTLLSYAAVAQQEEVSITSLLQEMVDREAIARFPQSNFRLKQESSYNRASQSPEDSVGWFINHDYNSSDEDHNFIRIEENEGRQEWVLMDQKGPGAIVRTWMPFMKPNQPDTDIQIKIYLDGSDRPVLEGNMLGLFDGTGEIPYPLAHQSLRSAVSFYPIPYAKSCKITTTAQPFFYQFTYRVYDEGTAVKTFSSVDFEKSMPLAQAVGQQLLNPDSPMVGQQVNMVKTLNTGVEKGIKLPKGNAAIRSLSVKLGDYSNPEVTRTVVLKIEFDGEETVWCPIGDFFGSGIGLNPVQGWYNTVDKDGTMTTRWVMPYKKSAKISVFNLSAVPVEVELKAIVGDWQWDDASMYFNAAWRGQYPVLTRPFSDWNYVTLKGRGVYVGDALTVMNPVKKWWGEGDEKIWVDGEDFPSIFGTGTEDYYGYSWGGRSTDFYEHPFHAQPNSHVYNKLNRKKGEEKNTQGYSTETRSRALDTMPFGSSLRLDMEVWSWTDCEMGYTVGMYWYGDRQTSSNRTQDEDEVLNIPPLPEGFLGQLGEGE encoded by the coding sequence ATGAGAACGAAAAAAATATTTTTTGGCCTGTTTGTGACGCTATTGAGCTATGCTGCAGTCGCTCAGCAAGAGGAGGTAAGTATCACATCCTTGCTGCAGGAGATGGTGGATCGAGAAGCTATCGCTCGTTTTCCTCAGTCCAATTTCAGATTGAAGCAGGAAAGCAGCTACAACAGGGCTTCTCAAAGCCCAGAGGATAGTGTGGGATGGTTTATCAATCATGACTACAATTCAAGTGATGAAGACCACAACTTTATCAGAATAGAGGAGAATGAGGGGCGGCAAGAATGGGTACTCATGGATCAGAAAGGGCCAGGCGCAATTGTTCGTACTTGGATGCCGTTCATGAAACCCAACCAACCCGATACTGACATTCAGATAAAAATTTATCTGGATGGTAGTGATCGACCGGTTTTAGAAGGGAATATGCTAGGATTATTCGATGGGACGGGAGAAATCCCATATCCACTAGCGCACCAGTCACTGCGTTCTGCAGTTTCATTCTATCCGATACCTTATGCCAAAAGCTGTAAAATTACCACCACAGCTCAGCCGTTCTTCTATCAGTTTACTTACAGAGTTTATGACGAAGGCACAGCAGTAAAGACCTTTAGCTCAGTTGATTTTGAGAAATCTATGCCACTGGCTCAAGCGGTGGGACAACAACTTTTGAACCCTGATAGTCCTATGGTCGGACAGCAAGTCAATATGGTTAAAACCTTGAATACTGGTGTAGAAAAAGGAATAAAACTACCTAAGGGGAATGCAGCGATTCGCTCTCTTAGCGTCAAATTGGGTGACTATTCTAATCCAGAAGTGACGCGCACAGTTGTGCTCAAAATAGAGTTCGATGGGGAAGAAACCGTTTGGTGTCCGATCGGTGATTTTTTCGGTAGCGGCATAGGACTCAATCCTGTGCAGGGCTGGTACAATACCGTGGACAAGGATGGTACAATGACTACCAGATGGGTCATGCCTTATAAAAAATCAGCAAAGATCAGTGTCTTTAATCTGAGTGCAGTCCCTGTAGAGGTGGAACTCAAAGCTATCGTGGGTGACTGGCAATGGGATGATGCAAGTATGTATTTCAACGCTGCCTGGAGAGGGCAATATCCCGTGCTAACGCGACCTTTCTCCGATTGGAACTACGTGACTTTGAAAGGGCGTGGCGTTTATGTAGGAGATGCGCTCACCGTGATGAATCCCGTAAAAAAATGGTGGGGCGAAGGCGATGAAAAGATATGGGTAGATGGAGAAGATTTTCCTTCTATTTTCGGTACGGGTACAGAGGACTATTATGGATATTCCTGGGGAGGAAGAAGCACGGATTTTTACGAACATCCTTTTCATGCACAGCCAAACAGCCACGTCTATAACAAACTGAATCGAAAAAAAGGTGAAGAGAAAAATACTCAGGGTTATAGTACGGAGACCAGAAGCCGAGCTTTAGACACGATGCCTTTTGGTAGCTCACTGCGGCTAGACATGGAAGTATGGAGCTGGACAGATTGCGAGATGGGCTATACTGTAGGGATGTACTGGTATGGAGATCGGCAGACTAGCTCCAACAGGACCCAAGACGAAGACGAGGTACTAAACATACCGCCACTGCCTGAGGGTTTTTTAGGCCAATTAGGTGAGGGCGAATAA
- a CDS encoding DUF6250 domain-containing protein, whose protein sequence is MLQNVRGIKLIVVMAGLVMIGCESKPERSLALTDDLTVKAELIHSDDFTDGIDNWKVEQMPDGSVYHKDGKLEINDWRGCTAWFKEKLEGPIMIEYEAVVLQDTTKSQEEDGIFDRASDLNCFWMATDSENPDDLFAKSDFRTGRFPNYDTLSLYYVGMGGHFNTKTRFRRYTGNGEKPLLPAHDLSDAVYLIKPNTVKKIRLVAFDDVIQYYRNDTLIYDYRDPRPYTEGHFGLRTVHNHMTLDNFKVYRLTKIED, encoded by the coding sequence ATGCTACAAAATGTAAGAGGAATAAAACTAATAGTGGTAATGGCAGGACTGGTGATGATAGGGTGTGAGTCCAAGCCAGAGCGGTCATTAGCACTAACCGACGACCTGACAGTAAAGGCCGAACTGATACATAGTGATGATTTTACAGATGGGATCGACAACTGGAAAGTGGAGCAAATGCCAGACGGCAGTGTCTATCACAAAGACGGAAAACTAGAGATTAATGACTGGAGAGGCTGCACTGCATGGTTCAAAGAAAAACTAGAAGGCCCCATCATGATCGAATATGAGGCGGTGGTCTTGCAAGACACCACCAAGAGTCAGGAAGAAGACGGTATTTTCGATAGAGCTTCGGATCTCAACTGTTTCTGGATGGCTACCGATAGCGAAAACCCTGACGACCTATTTGCTAAATCTGATTTTCGTACGGGTCGCTTCCCCAACTACGATACACTTAGCCTGTATTATGTAGGTATGGGGGGGCATTTCAATACCAAAACCCGGTTTAGAAGATATACAGGCAATGGAGAAAAGCCTTTGCTGCCAGCGCATGATTTGTCGGATGCAGTTTACCTCATCAAGCCCAATACGGTGAAGAAGATTCGTCTCGTTGCATTCGATGATGTGATCCAATACTATCGAAATGATACCTTGATATATGACTATAGAGATCCGAGACCTTACACCGAAGGGCATTTCGGTTTGCGTACCGTGCACAACCACATGACTTTGGACAATTTCAAAGTGTACCGGCTCACCAAAATAGAAGATTGA
- a CDS encoding TIM-barrel domain-containing protein produces MKTKITQLNYHGQTLLGLLLILALNACDSKFIHEVIKEDKGLTIKHDSLELKIEIVDEAIVHVTKQMPGAAVSNVPDYVTVLEPQDIKWTIEEIKDQLTITTDQIKVLVNSDGTIQYEDKNGKPLLSETNDRTYLNPTAEGNVLSQAFVAGEEALYGLGQFQSGIMNWKNVPIRLQQYNQEIAIPFLVSTKGYGIYWNNYSLTDFNEPQNEIEFDAVAKAQISKENEEVPTTGEKENVAAYATVEAEEKNIRSTTFTPDQTGEYTFLALSDNNGRMRGEIQVTIDGDEVINYSTIWMPRRYSGKKYLEAGRTYEVVFQNTGAKMPGRLFYNKPDFNKTVFSSQAGDAIDYYFVAGDNPAEAIALNHKLTGSTPMFAKGAYGFWQCRERYHDQTEILENAREMRERKIPVDYIVQDWFYWPKGTKGPEWDRNKYPDAKAMVDELKDLNMKLMVSVWPEVKNEALEEKYDLTKIPSSNYVDIYDQGVADRFYRMLSDSMFHLGVSSIWLDGTEPEGVKDSKAMTAVGPFEQVHNTYSLEVTRAMYEGRRKEFPNERVFNLTRSAYAGQQRYGATSWSGDTEASWEQFEEQIAAGLNFTMAGVPYWTHDIGGFFRDIKSINPYFDDQYTNPEFIELLTRWFQFGAFSPIFRIHGYVSETEIWRYNEAFESTARRFIDLRYQLMPYIYSQAWRVTREGRELMSPLAYHYPEDKKTWEIKDQFFFGESIMVGLVTEYEQREKDIYLPAGDWYNYWTGEKLPGGQTVTVDAPLDQTPLFVKAGSIIPFGPKVQYATQETDEPLTIKIYPGEDAEYVLYLDDNESYDYEQGEYSELVFAYDQADQSLTIENGNGDYIDFEQNPMDMMVEVVGDGDLKKIQYKGRKIEL; encoded by the coding sequence ATGAAGACTAAAATTACTCAACTGAACTATCATGGCCAGACGCTTTTAGGTCTGCTATTGATTCTGGCTTTAAATGCTTGTGATTCAAAGTTTATCCATGAAGTAATCAAAGAAGACAAGGGGCTTACCATCAAACATGATAGTCTCGAACTAAAGATCGAAATAGTAGACGAGGCGATTGTCCATGTGACGAAGCAAATGCCTGGAGCAGCTGTTTCTAATGTTCCGGATTATGTGACGGTACTGGAACCTCAGGACATAAAATGGACCATCGAAGAAATCAAAGACCAATTGACGATCACTACTGATCAGATCAAAGTGTTGGTCAACAGTGATGGTACGATCCAGTATGAGGACAAAAACGGCAAGCCATTGCTGTCCGAAACCAATGACAGGACTTATCTCAATCCTACAGCTGAAGGCAATGTCCTTTCGCAGGCTTTCGTAGCAGGAGAGGAAGCTTTGTACGGGTTGGGGCAGTTTCAGAGCGGCATCATGAACTGGAAAAATGTACCGATCCGACTCCAGCAATACAACCAAGAGATTGCGATTCCTTTTTTGGTCTCTACCAAAGGCTACGGCATCTACTGGAACAACTACAGCCTGACGGATTTCAACGAACCGCAAAATGAAATTGAGTTTGATGCCGTAGCGAAAGCTCAAATCTCGAAGGAAAACGAAGAGGTACCAACTACAGGAGAAAAGGAGAACGTAGCAGCCTATGCTACAGTGGAGGCTGAAGAAAAAAACATCAGAAGCACCACTTTCACTCCGGATCAAACAGGAGAGTACACCTTTTTAGCACTGAGCGACAACAACGGTCGTATGCGTGGCGAAATCCAAGTGACCATCGATGGCGATGAGGTGATCAACTATTCTACGATTTGGATGCCGAGGAGGTATTCTGGCAAAAAGTACCTAGAAGCAGGCAGGACCTACGAAGTGGTATTCCAAAACACAGGAGCTAAGATGCCCGGACGTCTGTTTTACAACAAGCCGGATTTCAACAAAACAGTTTTTAGCAGTCAGGCTGGTGATGCCATCGACTACTACTTCGTAGCGGGAGATAATCCAGCGGAGGCTATTGCACTTAATCATAAACTGACAGGTAGTACACCGATGTTTGCCAAAGGTGCCTATGGCTTTTGGCAGTGCCGAGAGCGCTATCACGATCAGACCGAAATCCTAGAAAACGCCCGAGAGATGCGTGAAAGAAAAATACCGGTAGACTACATCGTGCAGGACTGGTTTTATTGGCCGAAAGGTACGAAAGGACCAGAGTGGGATAGAAACAAATACCCTGACGCCAAGGCCATGGTAGATGAACTCAAGGATTTGAACATGAAACTGATGGTTTCTGTATGGCCTGAGGTAAAAAATGAGGCTTTGGAAGAAAAGTACGACCTGACGAAAATCCCAAGTAGCAATTATGTAGATATCTATGATCAGGGCGTTGCAGATCGTTTTTATCGGATGCTAAGTGATTCGATGTTTCATTTGGGAGTCAGTTCGATCTGGTTGGATGGCACTGAGCCAGAGGGCGTCAAAGACAGCAAGGCCATGACAGCCGTAGGGCCATTTGAGCAAGTACATAATACGTATTCACTGGAAGTAACCCGAGCCATGTATGAAGGCAGAAGGAAGGAATTTCCCAATGAACGGGTGTTTAACCTGACTCGCTCGGCCTATGCTGGACAGCAGCGCTATGGGGCAACCTCCTGGTCGGGCGATACAGAGGCTTCTTGGGAGCAGTTCGAAGAACAGATTGCTGCTGGACTCAATTTTACGATGGCGGGTGTACCGTACTGGACGCATGACATTGGTGGTTTCTTTCGCGATATTAAATCCATCAATCCGTATTTTGACGATCAATACACCAATCCCGAGTTTATCGAGTTGCTGACGCGTTGGTTTCAGTTTGGTGCCTTCAGCCCGATTTTTCGCATCCATGGCTATGTGTCAGAGACGGAGATTTGGCGCTACAACGAAGCTTTCGAAAGTACAGCGCGTAGGTTCATCGATTTGCGCTACCAACTCATGCCCTACATCTATTCGCAGGCATGGCGCGTGACGCGGGAAGGTCGCGAGCTCATGAGTCCATTGGCCTATCACTATCCAGAGGACAAAAAGACTTGGGAGATTAAAGACCAGTTTTTCTTTGGCGAGTCGATCATGGTGGGGCTAGTGACCGAGTACGAGCAGCGTGAAAAAGACATTTATTTACCAGCCGGTGATTGGTACAACTACTGGACAGGAGAGAAACTACCCGGAGGCCAAACCGTGACTGTAGACGCGCCACTGGATCAGACGCCGCTTTTCGTGAAAGCTGGATCGATCATACCGTTCGGCCCGAAAGTACAATACGCCACGCAAGAGACAGATGAGCCGCTCACGATCAAAATCTATCCAGGCGAGGATGCCGAGTATGTGCTGTACCTAGACGACAATGAAAGTTACGACTATGAGCAGGGAGAGTATTCAGAGCTTGTGTTTGCGTACGACCAGGCCGATCAGAGCCTGACCATCGAAAATGGAAACGGAGACTACATCGATTTTGAACAAAACCCAATGGACATGATGGTAGAAGTGGTCGGAGACGGAGACTTGAAAAAAATACAATACAAGGGAAGAAAAATTGAATTATAA